From Homalodisca vitripennis isolate AUS2020 chromosome 1, UT_GWSS_2.1, whole genome shotgun sequence, the proteins below share one genomic window:
- the LOC124367355 gene encoding dynein regulatory complex protein 11-like isoform X2 yields the protein MSDRRYERIWREAEKELVQVVKDDKEYVDEDVIEDRQRAYRDASLNYIRYSMCANKLNICLDQMVHVDKRATIRTLLEATLSRLLQVKRELVNQDVSDFNYIDGALVDLKLTPYDVEIQVPRFYRRERAAKIQQVNTDIDRILEELATPSPTEDAEEGETPKEVDDKDEGKEKEEPMNKPGPNPKWPSLFKKVELTESEKIFKATILLIQRHERARVARLNTHKLKEKQRIQHEIAWQIFKPIPEDVQERSVILIQRFWRGYALRHKQLHHLTEGRLLMGELTPSWRPHDEEDYAREVEEERYLKTLAADEEHARDMVVLKEKVLRGDQDVKDAIADHLRWYIEDWYRKIGELPEFPEPTLVPEPEELLGFPKDTPSEFIKRLETKVTAVPTSKILVPGLPPGMIGGSAIIVANFWIAPALYELAHTAARLAKGKGGNKNQKKEKLNKQQLKELKEEEKEKKRLQKEAEQKELEEKLKRGAVPTPTDLLEPFDRHLIESSFKWKDYEDLEWNPTQRHRQDLPHISMTHERHLELREVVDELMRLEIEKLQAALDRDRGKKTKGDKKKKKRPRGKKGKKDPTADRTTESLFKELVENGIIKKTQDVSIDTFFCQPSWNSYDLRRDPWWQNPPPNLWDVKQVVKEYCILPLGSATVHRSAPLVRSVLLAGYPDCGKRTLVDAVVAETGSVLFDLSPTNTAGKYPGKKGLNMLVHLVTKMSRILQPSVIFLDGGEKPFYKKVPKTEKDDNPKLLKKQLPKMVKAVTPDDQVLFLATAENPWMGQANSLIRASRPLTGIPS from the exons ATGTCTGACCGAAGGTACGAGAGGATATGGAGAGAGGCGGAGAAGGAGTTAGTCCAGGTGGTGAAAGATGACAAAGAGTACGTTGACGAAGATGTTATCGAAGACAGACAAAGGGCTTATAGAGACGCATCTTTGAATTATATCCG ATACTCAATGTGTGCCAACAAGCTGAATATCTGCTTGGACCAGATGGTACACGTCGACAAGAGAGCCACAATCCGAACCCTCCTAGAGGCCACGCTGAGTCGACTCCTGCAGGTCAAACGGGAGTTGGTCAACCAGGACGTCTCGGACTTCAA TTACATAGACGGGGCTCTAGTCGACCTGAAGTTGACCCCATATGATGTAGAGATACAGGTGCCCCGATTCTATAGGCGAGAGCGAGCCGCTAAGATCCAACAAGTCAACACTGACATAGATCGCATTCTAGAGGAACTAG CAACTCCATCACCTACTGAAGATGCAGAAGAAGGAGAAACTCCAAAAGAGGTCGATGATAAAGATGAGGGGAAGGAAAAGGAAGAGCCTATGAATAAACCTGGTCCTAATCCCAAATGGCCATCATTGTTCAAAAAAGTTGAACTTACTGAATCAGAAAAG ATTTTCAAAGCTACGATTCTTTTGATCCAAAGACATGAACGAGCTCGAGTGGCACGTCTAAATACACACAAAT TGAAAGAAAAGCAGCGTATTCAGCACGAGATTGCGTGGCAGATTTTCAAGCCTATCCCTGAGGATGTCCAGGAGAGGTCAGTGATTCTCATTCAAAGATTCTGGCGAGGGTACGCATTAAGGCACAAGCAGTTGCATCATCTCACTGAGGGAAGGCTTTTGATGG GTGAGTTGACGCCCAGCTGGCGGCCTCACGATGAAGAGGACTATGCCAGAGAAGTGGAGGAGGAACGTTACCTCAAAACGCTTGCTGCGGACGAAGAACATGCTCGTGATATGGTGGTGCTTAAAGAGAAAGTTCTTCGTGGTGACCAGGATGTGAAAGATGCTATCGCAGACCATCTCAGATGGTACATCGAAGACTGGTACCGCAAGATCGGAGAGCTACCAGAGTTCCCTGAGCCCACTCTAGTACCGGAACCAGAAGAACTTCTAGGTTTCCCCAAAG ACACGCCAAGCGAGTTTATCAAGAGGTTAGAAACGAAGGTGACAGCAGTACCAACCTCAAAAATATTGGTTCCTGGACTGCCACCAGGCATGATTGGGGGTTCCGCTATCATTGTGGCCAACTTCTGGATTGCACCAGCCCTCTACGAGCTAGCGCACACGGCCGCTCGACTTGCCAAGGGTAAGGGTGGTAACAAAAATCAGAAGAAAGAGAAGCTCAACAAGCAGCAGCTGAAAGAGTTAAAGGAGGAG gAGAAGGAGAAGAAAAGACTGCAAAAAGAGGCGGAACAGAAGGAACTGGAAGAGAAGCTGAAGCGCGGAGCAGTTCCGACCCCTACGGATCTCCTGGAGCCCTTTGACAGACATTTGATAGAGTCGAGTTTCAAGTGGAAAGATTACGAGGACCTTGAGTGGAACCCTACACAGCGCCACCGACAAGACTTGCCCCACATTTCTATGACTCACGAAAGGCACTTGGAGTTGAGGGAGGTGGTGGATGAGCTGATGAGACTGGAGATAGAGAAACTCCAGGCGGCTCTGGACAGAGATAGAG GTAAGAAGACAAAAGGGgacaaaaagaagaagaaaaggcCTAGAGGCAAGAAAGGAAAGAAGGATCCAACTGCAGATAGGACTACGGAGTCCTTATTCAAGGAGTTGGTGGAAAACGGAATTATCAAGAAGACACAGGATGTCAGTATAGATACCTTCTTTTGTCAACCGTCTTGGAACAGTTACGATCTCAGAAGAGATCCGTGGTGGCAGAATCCCCCGCCAAATCTCTGGGACGTGAAACAG GTTGTGAAGGAGTACTGTATTCTGCCGCTGGGGTCTGCCACGGTCCACCGCTCAGCGCCCCTTGTCCGCTCCGTGCTGTTGGCAGGCTACCCGGACTGCGGCAAGCGGACACTCGTGGATGCCGTGGTCGCCGAGACCGGTTCCGTCCTCTTCGATCTCAGCCCGACCAATACGGCCGGCAAATATCCCGGAAAGAAGGGTCTCAATATGCTCGTTCATCTTGTCACAAAG atGTCCAGAATCCTCCAACCCTCCGTGATATTTCTGGACGGTGGAGAGAAACCCTTCTACAAAAAAGTGCCGAAAACGGAGAAAGACGACAATCCGAAACTGTTGAAAAAGCAATTGCCCAAGATGGTGAAAGCGGTGACTCCAGACGACCAGGTGCTCTTCCTTGCGACCGCCGAGAACCCATGGATGGGCCAAGCAAACTCCTTG ATCAGAGCATCTCGGCCGCTTACTGGCATTCCCAGTTGA
- the LOC124367355 gene encoding IQ and AAA domain-containing protein 1-like isoform X1, which produces MSDRRYERIWREAEKELVQVVKDDKEYVDEDVIEDRQRAYRDASLNYIRYSMCANKLNICLDQMVHVDKRATIRTLLEATLSRLLQVKRELVNQDVSDFNYIDGALVDLKLTPYDVEIQVPRFYRRERAAKIQQVNTDIDRILEELATPSPTEDAEEGETPKEVDDKDEGKEKEEPMNKPGPNPKWPSLFKKVELTESEKIFKATILLIQRHERARVARLNTHKLKEKQRIQHEIAWQIFKPIPEDVQERSVILIQRFWRGYALRHKQLHHLTEGRLLMGELTPSWRPHDEEDYAREVEEERYLKTLAADEEHARDMVVLKEKVLRGDQDVKDAIADHLRWYIEDWYRKIGELPEFPEPTLVPEPEELLGFPKDTPSEFIKRLETKVTAVPTSKILVPGLPPGMIGGSAIIVANFWIAPALYELAHTAARLAKGKGGNKNQKKEKLNKQQLKELKEEEKEKKRLQKEAEQKELEEKLKRGAVPTPTDLLEPFDRHLIESSFKWKDYEDLEWNPTQRHRQDLPHISMTHERHLELREVVDELMRLEIEKLQAALDRDRGKKTKGDKKKKKRPRGKKGKKDPTADRTTESLFKELVENGIIKKTQDVSIDTFFCQPSWNSYDLRRDPWWQNPPPNLWDVKQVVKEYCILPLGSATVHRSAPLVRSVLLAGYPDCGKRTLVDAVVAETGSVLFDLSPTNTAGKYPGKKGLNMLVHLVTKMSRILQPSVIFLDGGEKPFYKKVPKTEKDDNPKLLKKQLPKMVKAVTPDDQVLFLATAENPWMGQANSLVKTYNKIIPMLPPDQSISAAYWHSQLMKYHGVERDFLYSPLAWCAQGYPLPTITQVLQEVLTAERVIALRNRPLDPQELLDVLLKIPPISEEQTKKLLEWYESTYPLAKTRAEKTKADAEFRERLAAIEAKKNEQKKKKK; this is translated from the exons ATGTCTGACCGAAGGTACGAGAGGATATGGAGAGAGGCGGAGAAGGAGTTAGTCCAGGTGGTGAAAGATGACAAAGAGTACGTTGACGAAGATGTTATCGAAGACAGACAAAGGGCTTATAGAGACGCATCTTTGAATTATATCCG ATACTCAATGTGTGCCAACAAGCTGAATATCTGCTTGGACCAGATGGTACACGTCGACAAGAGAGCCACAATCCGAACCCTCCTAGAGGCCACGCTGAGTCGACTCCTGCAGGTCAAACGGGAGTTGGTCAACCAGGACGTCTCGGACTTCAA TTACATAGACGGGGCTCTAGTCGACCTGAAGTTGACCCCATATGATGTAGAGATACAGGTGCCCCGATTCTATAGGCGAGAGCGAGCCGCTAAGATCCAACAAGTCAACACTGACATAGATCGCATTCTAGAGGAACTAG CAACTCCATCACCTACTGAAGATGCAGAAGAAGGAGAAACTCCAAAAGAGGTCGATGATAAAGATGAGGGGAAGGAAAAGGAAGAGCCTATGAATAAACCTGGTCCTAATCCCAAATGGCCATCATTGTTCAAAAAAGTTGAACTTACTGAATCAGAAAAG ATTTTCAAAGCTACGATTCTTTTGATCCAAAGACATGAACGAGCTCGAGTGGCACGTCTAAATACACACAAAT TGAAAGAAAAGCAGCGTATTCAGCACGAGATTGCGTGGCAGATTTTCAAGCCTATCCCTGAGGATGTCCAGGAGAGGTCAGTGATTCTCATTCAAAGATTCTGGCGAGGGTACGCATTAAGGCACAAGCAGTTGCATCATCTCACTGAGGGAAGGCTTTTGATGG GTGAGTTGACGCCCAGCTGGCGGCCTCACGATGAAGAGGACTATGCCAGAGAAGTGGAGGAGGAACGTTACCTCAAAACGCTTGCTGCGGACGAAGAACATGCTCGTGATATGGTGGTGCTTAAAGAGAAAGTTCTTCGTGGTGACCAGGATGTGAAAGATGCTATCGCAGACCATCTCAGATGGTACATCGAAGACTGGTACCGCAAGATCGGAGAGCTACCAGAGTTCCCTGAGCCCACTCTAGTACCGGAACCAGAAGAACTTCTAGGTTTCCCCAAAG ACACGCCAAGCGAGTTTATCAAGAGGTTAGAAACGAAGGTGACAGCAGTACCAACCTCAAAAATATTGGTTCCTGGACTGCCACCAGGCATGATTGGGGGTTCCGCTATCATTGTGGCCAACTTCTGGATTGCACCAGCCCTCTACGAGCTAGCGCACACGGCCGCTCGACTTGCCAAGGGTAAGGGTGGTAACAAAAATCAGAAGAAAGAGAAGCTCAACAAGCAGCAGCTGAAAGAGTTAAAGGAGGAG gAGAAGGAGAAGAAAAGACTGCAAAAAGAGGCGGAACAGAAGGAACTGGAAGAGAAGCTGAAGCGCGGAGCAGTTCCGACCCCTACGGATCTCCTGGAGCCCTTTGACAGACATTTGATAGAGTCGAGTTTCAAGTGGAAAGATTACGAGGACCTTGAGTGGAACCCTACACAGCGCCACCGACAAGACTTGCCCCACATTTCTATGACTCACGAAAGGCACTTGGAGTTGAGGGAGGTGGTGGATGAGCTGATGAGACTGGAGATAGAGAAACTCCAGGCGGCTCTGGACAGAGATAGAG GTAAGAAGACAAAAGGGgacaaaaagaagaagaaaaggcCTAGAGGCAAGAAAGGAAAGAAGGATCCAACTGCAGATAGGACTACGGAGTCCTTATTCAAGGAGTTGGTGGAAAACGGAATTATCAAGAAGACACAGGATGTCAGTATAGATACCTTCTTTTGTCAACCGTCTTGGAACAGTTACGATCTCAGAAGAGATCCGTGGTGGCAGAATCCCCCGCCAAATCTCTGGGACGTGAAACAG GTTGTGAAGGAGTACTGTATTCTGCCGCTGGGGTCTGCCACGGTCCACCGCTCAGCGCCCCTTGTCCGCTCCGTGCTGTTGGCAGGCTACCCGGACTGCGGCAAGCGGACACTCGTGGATGCCGTGGTCGCCGAGACCGGTTCCGTCCTCTTCGATCTCAGCCCGACCAATACGGCCGGCAAATATCCCGGAAAGAAGGGTCTCAATATGCTCGTTCATCTTGTCACAAAG atGTCCAGAATCCTCCAACCCTCCGTGATATTTCTGGACGGTGGAGAGAAACCCTTCTACAAAAAAGTGCCGAAAACGGAGAAAGACGACAATCCGAAACTGTTGAAAAAGCAATTGCCCAAGATGGTGAAAGCGGTGACTCCAGACGACCAGGTGCTCTTCCTTGCGACCGCCGAGAACCCATGGATGGGCCAAGCAAACTCCTTG GTGAAGACATACAACAAAATAATCCCAATGCTGCCTCCAGATCAGAGCATCTCGGCCGCTTACTGGCATTCCCAGTTGATGAAGTACCATGGAGTAGAGAGGGATTTCCTATACTCGCCACTGGCCTGGTGCGCGCAGGGATATCCACTACCCACGATAACCCAAGTGCTACAGGAGGTGCTGACGGCAGAGAGAGTGATAGCCCTCAGGAACCGACCCCTAGACCCTCAGGAGTTGCTGGACGTGCTACTTAAGATCCCACCCATATCGGAGGAGCAGACGAAGAAATTGTTAGAATGGTACGAGTCGACCTACCCCTTGGCCAAAACCCGGGCCGAGAAGACTAAAGCGGATGCGGAATTCAGAGAAAGACTGGCGGCAATCGAGGCGAAGAAGAATgaacaaaagaagaaaaagaaatag